The nucleotide sequence CAGCGCGTAGGCAATTTCGCTGTACGTCACTTTGATTTCTTTCGGAATACCCGTCATCAGGTCACGGCCGCGGATTTCGTAATCCGACGGTGGATTGTCGAGTTCGGGCAGCGCCGAGCCGACTTCCATCTTGATCTGTTCAGCCGAGCGTTCGCCAATGAGCAGGTTGTGCTCCCGACGCATATAATCGACAATATCGCGAGTGAAGACATCCCCGGCAATACGAATCGACTGTTCGCAGACAATACCTGACAGGGCGATAACAGCAATTTCGGTCGTTCCACCGCCGATATCAACGATCATCGTGCCGTTCGGCTGCGTAATGTCTATACCAATACCGATGGCCGCAGCAATCGGCTCGTGAACCATGTATACTTCTTTGGCTCCGGCATGTTCAGCAGAGTCCTTAACGGCCCGCTTTTCTACCTCAGTAATTCCAGAAGGGATACAAATGACCATCCGGTGCGAAGGCGAAAACAACTTGCTCCCGGTGTCAATCATTTTAATCATGCCCCGAATCATCAGTTCGGCAGCCGTAAAGTCAGCAATTACGCCGTCTTTCAACGGGCGAATCGTCTTAATATTTTCATTGGTCTTTTCATGCATCTGCATGGCCTTATGGCCAATAGCCAGCACCTTGCCGCTGGCTTTGTCCATTGCAATAATCGAAGGCTCATCCACCACAATCCGATCCTTGTGAATAATCAAGGTATTCGCCGTGCCCAGGTCAATCGCAATGTCGCTGGTTAAAAAATTGAAAAGTCCCATTTCAGGTTAGCGCCGAACGCCGAATTACAAATATAGTTTTCTTGAAAGGTCTGCAAAAATATAGATTATTCAAGACAAACCACGCCACCTTAGCGAATACCGTAGTGTATTTTTAAGATGACTATCAAGGGGATGTAAAAAGAGCAACGCTAAATGACCGGCTTTCGGTATGGCGATTGTCCATCCTTTATCGTTCAGTATTCATCACGTAAATTAACCGTACCTTTGCAGCGTTATGGGAATTCGTTCGGTATTAAGTAAACCTTTGGCCAAGTGGGTCGTAGAGCGGCAGCGGGAATGGATGTTCCGTCCCGCCGAAACGCAGCAGCGCTGGTTTAAGCGTCTGGTGGACGGTGGGCGCGATACCGTCTTCGGACGAGACCATCATCTGGCCGACGTACACACGGTCGAAGAATTTCGGCAGGCCGTTCCGGTCCGCGATTATGAAGACCTGAAACCGTATATCGAGCGAATCCTGGCTGGTGACTCAGACGTGCTCTGGAAGGGCAAACCTCTGTATTTCGCTAAAACGTCGGGTACCACCTCCGGTACCAAGTATATCCCGATCACGCGGGATTCCATCCCGAATCATATCGACTCGGCCCGCGACGCTCTGCTGAATTACATCAACGAAACCGGCAACAGCGCCTTTCTGGATAAGAAGCTGATCTTTCTGTCGGGTAGTCCCGAACTTGACAAGAAAGCGGGAATTAACGTTGGACGGTTGTCCGGCATCGCCAATCACCATGTTCCGGCCTACCTGCGCACGAATCAATTACCCAGCTACGAAACCAACATTATTGAAGACTGGGAAACCAAGCTGGAGCGCATTATCGACGAGACGATCAACCAGCCGATGTCCTTGATTTCGGGGATTCCACCTTGGGTGCAGATGTATTTCGACCGGATTCAGGAGCGAACCGGCAAGCTCATTAAAGACGTGTTCCCAGACTTCTCAGTATTTGTGTACGGGGGCGTAAATTTCGACCCTTATCGTGCCAAACTTTATGAGAGCATCGGTAAGCGGGTAGACTCGATTGAAACGTATCCCGCTTCGGAAGGCTTCATCGCTTTTCAGGATACACAGACCGAAGAAGGATTATTGATGCTGCTCGATAGCGGCATTTTCTTCGAATTCATTGCTGCTGAAGACTATTTTACGGAAAACCCGCGCCGACTGACCATCGATGAGGTCGAATTGAATAAGAACTACGCCGTTATCATCAACAACAACGCTGGACTGTGGGGCTACTCTATCGGTGACACGGTCAAGTTCGTATCGCGGGACCCCTATCGGCTGCTCGTTACGGGCCGGATCAAACATTTTATCTCGGCCTTCGGCGAACACGTGATCGGCGAAGAGGTCGAGCGGGCGTTGCAATACGCTATGCAGCGGCATCCTGAAACAGAAGTTGTTGAATTTACAGTCGCGCCGATGGTTAGCCCCGGCGAGGGATTGCCTTATCATGAATGGCTGGTCGAGTTTTCAACCCCACCCAACGACTTGGCAGCTTTTGCCCGGGACGTAGACAACCGACTGACCGAACTAAACGTATATTACGACGACCTTATAACCGGAGCCATTTTGCAGCCGCTGAAACTAACGACGCTGCCGCGCGGAGCCTTTCAGCGATATATGAAAAGTCAGGGCAAGCTGGGTGGGCAGAACAAAGTTCCCCGGCTGGCTAACGACCGGAAAATTGCAGAGGGCCTGCTGGCCACTTCATTAGTGTAGCATGAATCAAAAACGCCATATCGCCATCCTCGGCTCGACCGGCTCTATTGGAACGCAGGCCGTGGAGGTGATTAAAGCCCACCCCGATCAATTTCAGGTTGAGGTGCTGACGACGAATACCAATGCCGAACTGTTGATCCAGCAGGCCGTCGAGCTAAAACCGAATGTCGTTGTTATCTGTAACGAAGACCGTTACGATCAGGTCTTTTCGGCGCTCGACCCGCTGGGTATTAAGGTCTATGCCGGAGCAAAAGCCATTGCTTCGGTCGTGCAGATGGATACCATCGACATTGTGCTGACGGCAATGGTTGGTTACGCGGGTCTGCTGCCCACCATCAAGGCCATCGAAGCGGGGAAGGCTATTGCGCTGGCGAACAAAGAAACTCTGGTGGTAGCTGGCGAGCTTATCACCCAACTGGCGGCTCAGAAAGGCGTTAACATCTACCCGGTCGATTCAGAGCATTCGGCTATCTTCCAGTGCCTGGTTGGTGAGTTTCATAATCCGATAGAGAAAATCATCCTGACGGCATCCGGTGGGCCGTTTCGAGGTAAATCCCCGGATTTTCTGGCAACGGTTACGAAGGCGCAGGCGCTTAAGCATCCCAACTGGACGATGGGCGCCAAGATTACCATCGACTCAGCCACGCTCATGAACAAAGGGCTGGAGGTCATCGAAGCCAAATGGCTGTTCGGCCTTCGCCCGGATCAGATTGACGTAATCGTGCACCCGCAGAGTATTATTCACTCGCTGGTGCAGTTTGAAGACGGCAGCCTGAAAGCACAGATGGGCCTCCCCGATATGCGCCTGCCGATTCAGTTCGCCCTGGGGTACCCCGACCGGCTGAAGTCCGACTTCCCACGCTTTAATTTCCTGGATTATCCATCGCTGACGTTCGAGCAGCCGGACGTAAAGACCTTTCGGAATCTACAGTTAGCCTTCAATGCGCTCGACCGGGCCGGTAATGCCCCCTGCATCATCAATGCGGCCAACGAAGTAGCGGTCGAAGCCTTCCTGCACGATCAGATTGGCTTTATGGAAATCTCCGACGTAATTGAGTCCTGCCTGGCCAGTGCGACATTCGTCGAACATCCAGCCTACGACGATTACGTCAGGACGGATGATGAAACCCGAAGGTTAGCCACAGAACGAATTAAAACGCTGGTTTAAGTGTTTATATAATAAGCATCCCGCTTAACGTTTTTCACTCACATGAGTTACTGGATCTGGTTTATTATCGGCCTTGGACTTGGCCTTCTCATATGGCGGGCGTTCAAACGTCGGTCCCAGTAATACCTAAAGCTATTAGTGAATTTTAAACTCCCTCTTACCTCAGTTCTGACTACATGGAAATTTTAGTGATGGCTGGCCAGCTCATTCTGGGCCTGTCTATTTTAGTTGGGTTGCACGAATTAGGGCACCTTCTGGCCGCTAAAGCCTTTGGCATGCGGGTTGAGCAGTACTTTATTGGCTTCCCACCCAAAATCTGGAGTATTAAGCGGGGCGAAACCGAATACGGTGTGGGTGCCATTCCGCTCGGTGGTTTCGTTAAAATATCCGGGATGATCGACGAATCGCTCGATACGAAACACACCCAGACCGAACCGCTGCCTTATGAATTCCGGGCAAAACCCGCCTGGCAGCGGCTCATCGTCATGCTCGGGGGTATTATTGTCAACGTAATCGTTGGCATCCTGATTTTTGTGGTGCTGACGTATAAGAACGGAAACACCTATCTGGCCGCCAAAGACGCTAAATATGGTATTGTTGCCTATGATCTGGCCCAAAGCATCGGCCTGCGAACAGGTGACAAAATTGTTAAAGTAAACGGTAAACAAATCACCGATTTTAGCGAAATTAAGAGTTCCGACGTGTTTCTGGGCGACAATAGCTCCTACACCGTTGAGCGCAATGGTCAACTCATTGATATTGATATCCCGAACAACTTCGTCGATAAACTGGCCGACAAGAAGAGCGCCGGTCAGTTCATTGAACCGATTGAGCCGTTCAAGGTAAAAGAACTGGCCCCGGGTCAGCCCGCCGAGAAAGCAGGCATGAAACCGGGCGACGTGATTACGAGCGTCAACGGTAAACCGATTCAGTTTTATCACGAGTACGTGGAGCTGGTGAAGCCGCTTAAAAACAAGCCACTTACGCTCGGTATAAACCGGAACGGACAGCCACTAACTCTTCAGCTCAAAACGACCGAAGATGGAACGACTGGCTTTTATCCAGAGTTTCTGCTGCCATTAACCCGGCAAGAGTATACCTTCGGGGAGGCTCTGGCAGTCGGTACAAAAAAAGCCTTCCAGGTCGTTTTCGATAATATTAAAGGGTTCGGCAAGATCTTTCGGGGTGAAGTGTCGGCGTCCAAAGCTCTGAGTGGCCCAATCGGTATCGCCCAAAATCTGTTTGGCGGCATCTGGGTATGGGACCGTTTCTGGACCGTAACGGGCTTACTCTCGATGGCGCTGGCATTCATGAACGCCTTACCAATTCCCGCTCTCGACGGTGGTCACGCCACGATTCTCGGATACGAAATTATCTCGGGTCGTAAGCCGTCCGACCGGTTTCTGGAAGCCGCCCAGCGCGTCGGTATGGTTATCCTGCTTGGGTTGATGGCTTTTGCTATTTTCAACGACGTACTAAAAGCCGTTTTTTAAGTCTTGAGACAAGCTAAGCTTCTAACACTGTTGGTTTTAGCGGCCGGCTGCCTATTGGGTAGCCGGCCCTTAACGCTTCATGATTTTCATGCCAGCGTAACCCAGATGCAGTATAACCCCAAAGAACGCACGTTTGAAATCAGCGTTCGGGTTTTCACAGATGATTTTGAGAAGGCACTTTCGAGCGAAGCAGGCAGTAGGATAAGCTTATCAGCAGCCGCACCAACTGATCCCAGCGCGGACAAGATTAACCCGCTGATCGAAAAATACATTCGTCTGCATTTTGCTTACGTAACGCCACAAAAACAGGCAAAACCCATTACGTATGTAGGTCACGAGATCGAAGCGGATGCCAACTGGCTATATCTCGAAATGCCGTATGCCGAACCGTTCCGGGGCGGCCTGCTGAAGCAAAACGTGCTGATGGAACTGTTCGATGACCAGGTCAACATGGTTAATATTACCTATCAGGGCCAGAAGAAAACCTTCGTTTTCCGAAAAAACCAGCCCATTCAGGATGTTTCGTTCTGATAAATAAATTTATTAGGCTGGTTATCGACGGGTTTAGTTATTTTGTTGTAGTGACAATTGGAGTTGCCATGTCGTCTATATGACTTTCTGGCATTCCCCTTGCAATTACTTCATCCCCTTATCTTTCCGTTTTTTTAGACACCTCCCACGTATTGAAAGCTGTCAGGTTGGCAGTGTACTTATGATTTCAGAAAAAGATTTAGCTACCCGTTTGTTGTTGGCCGACTTTGACTCGGACAATCTGGAGATTGTTCCATTAGGGTCGCCGGAGGGTATAGATGAAGATTACGAACTACCGCCGAATCTGCCCATTCTGCCGGTACGCAATACAGTACTGTTTCCGGGCATGGTGATTCCGGTAACGGTTGGCCGCTCGAAGTCGATCCGGCTGGTTAAGAAGGCTTACAAAGGCAATCGGATTATTGGCGTTACGGCACAACTCAACCAGCAGAAGGATGAGCCAACTGCCGACGACCTGTATCGTTTCGGCACCGTAGCGTACATCATTAAGATGATTACGCTGCCCGACGGGAACATTACAATCATTATTCAGGGCAAAAAGCGCTTCGAGATTCAGCAGATTACGCAGGAAGACCCGTACATGACGGCGCAGGTTCGCCAGATTGACGATGTTTTTCCGAACGTAAATAAGAAAGAAGGCAAGGCACTGCTGCAATCCCTGAAAGATGCGGCTTACAAGATTCTCCGGCTCAATCCCGAAATTCCGCAGGAGGCCCGTATTGCGCTCGATAACATTGAAAGTCCAACGTTTTTACTGCACTTTCTGTCGTCGAACATCAACGCCGAAGTAGCCGATAAACAGCGGCTGCTCGAAACACTCGATGGCAGCCAGCAGGCGAACTTGCTGCTGGAGTATATGCTTCGGGAGGTTCAGTTACTTGAACTGAAGCGCGAAATTCAGTCCAAAGCATCATCGGATCTCGATCAGCAGCAGCGCGATTATTATCTGCGCCAGCAGATGAAAGTGCTGCAGGATGAGCTGGGCATGGATAGCCCGGATCGGGAGATTGACGAACTGCGCATGCGGGCCGATCACAAAAAATGGTCCACGGAAGTCCGTTCGCACTT is from Spirosoma taeanense and encodes:
- a CDS encoding DUF6702 family protein, coding for MQYNPKERTFEISVRVFTDDFEKALSSEAGSRISLSAAAPTDPSADKINPLIEKYIRLHFAYVTPQKQAKPITYVGHEIEADANWLYLEMPYAEPFRGGLLKQNVLMELFDDQVNMVNITYQGQKKTFVFRKNQPIQDVSF
- a CDS encoding 1-deoxy-D-xylulose-5-phosphate reductoisomerase, with protein sequence MNQKRHIAILGSTGSIGTQAVEVIKAHPDQFQVEVLTTNTNAELLIQQAVELKPNVVVICNEDRYDQVFSALDPLGIKVYAGAKAIASVVQMDTIDIVLTAMVGYAGLLPTIKAIEAGKAIALANKETLVVAGELITQLAAQKGVNIYPVDSEHSAIFQCLVGEFHNPIEKIILTASGGPFRGKSPDFLATVTKAQALKHPNWTMGAKITIDSATLMNKGLEVIEAKWLFGLRPDQIDVIVHPQSIIHSLVQFEDGSLKAQMGLPDMRLPIQFALGYPDRLKSDFPRFNFLDYPSLTFEQPDVKTFRNLQLAFNALDRAGNAPCIINAANEVAVEAFLHDQIGFMEISDVIESCLASATFVEHPAYDDYVRTDDETRRLATERIKTLV
- the rseP gene encoding RIP metalloprotease RseP; amino-acid sequence: MEILVMAGQLILGLSILVGLHELGHLLAAKAFGMRVEQYFIGFPPKIWSIKRGETEYGVGAIPLGGFVKISGMIDESLDTKHTQTEPLPYEFRAKPAWQRLIVMLGGIIVNVIVGILIFVVLTYKNGNTYLAAKDAKYGIVAYDLAQSIGLRTGDKIVKVNGKQITDFSEIKSSDVFLGDNSSYTVERNGQLIDIDIPNNFVDKLADKKSAGQFIEPIEPFKVKELAPGQPAEKAGMKPGDVITSVNGKPIQFYHEYVELVKPLKNKPLTLGINRNGQPLTLQLKTTEDGTTGFYPEFLLPLTRQEYTFGEALAVGTKKAFQVVFDNIKGFGKIFRGEVSASKALSGPIGIAQNLFGGIWVWDRFWTVTGLLSMALAFMNALPIPALDGGHATILGYEIISGRKPSDRFLEAAQRVGMVILLGLMAFAIFNDVLKAVF
- a CDS encoding rod shape-determining protein → MGLFNFLTSDIAIDLGTANTLIIHKDRIVVDEPSIIAMDKASGKVLAIGHKAMQMHEKTNENIKTIRPLKDGVIADFTAAELMIRGMIKMIDTGSKLFSPSHRMVICIPSGITEVEKRAVKDSAEHAGAKEVYMVHEPIAAAIGIGIDITQPNGTMIVDIGGGTTEIAVIALSGIVCEQSIRIAGDVFTRDIVDYMRREHNLLIGERSAEQIKMEVGSALPELDNPPSDYEIRGRDLMTGIPKEIKVTYSEIAYALDKSISKIEEATMKALEISPPELSADIYTNGIHLTGGGALLHGLDKRLAAKTKLPIHVADDPLKAVVKGTGEVIKNLDMYRSVLIS
- a CDS encoding GH3 auxin-responsive promoter family protein — translated: MGIRSVLSKPLAKWVVERQREWMFRPAETQQRWFKRLVDGGRDTVFGRDHHLADVHTVEEFRQAVPVRDYEDLKPYIERILAGDSDVLWKGKPLYFAKTSGTTSGTKYIPITRDSIPNHIDSARDALLNYINETGNSAFLDKKLIFLSGSPELDKKAGINVGRLSGIANHHVPAYLRTNQLPSYETNIIEDWETKLERIIDETINQPMSLISGIPPWVQMYFDRIQERTGKLIKDVFPDFSVFVYGGVNFDPYRAKLYESIGKRVDSIETYPASEGFIAFQDTQTEEGLLMLLDSGIFFEFIAAEDYFTENPRRLTIDEVELNKNYAVIINNNAGLWGYSIGDTVKFVSRDPYRLLVTGRIKHFISAFGEHVIGEEVERALQYAMQRHPETEVVEFTVAPMVSPGEGLPYHEWLVEFSTPPNDLAAFARDVDNRLTELNVYYDDLITGAILQPLKLTTLPRGAFQRYMKSQGKLGGQNKVPRLANDRKIAEGLLATSLV